In a single window of the Streptomyces sp. CGMCC 4.7035 genome:
- a CDS encoding DEAD/DEAH box helicase, with product MSESARVDAQQQDEVSGATAALPPAASFAELGLPAEILRVLAEHGVTVPFPIQAAALPNALAGRDVLGRGRTGSGKTLAFGLGMLARTAGRRAQPKEPLALVLVPTRELAQQVGEVLTPYAEALRLRLTTVVGGVSLGRQAAELRDGAEIVVATPGRLHDLIDRKGCRLGRVRITVLDEADQMCDMGFLPQVTEILDQVRPDGQRMLFSATLDRDVDQLVQDYLRDPAVHSVDPSSSAVSTIEHHVFVVHGPDRYAVTTEIAARDGRVLLFLDTKHGVDQLTRHLRASGVAAAALHSGKAQPQRTRTLAQFKNGQVTALVATNVAARGLHIDDLDLVVNVDPATDPKDYLHRAGRTARAGRSGTVVTLVLSGQRRETSQVMADADVIPKVTKVRSGEAELSRITGAKAPSGQPLDRGAAAPRPKNHNAPFRGLGSTKDARSASGGRPSRKSSEARKLAEAREAARVRRGG from the coding sequence ATGAGCGAATCAGCACGTGTCGATGCCCAGCAGCAGGACGAGGTGTCGGGCGCCACCGCGGCTCTGCCCCCGGCGGCGTCCTTTGCGGAGCTGGGGCTGCCGGCCGAGATCCTGCGGGTGCTCGCCGAGCACGGTGTGACGGTGCCCTTCCCGATCCAGGCGGCGGCCCTGCCCAACGCGCTCGCGGGACGGGACGTCCTGGGCCGGGGCCGCACCGGTTCCGGCAAGACGCTCGCCTTCGGCCTGGGGATGCTCGCCCGGACGGCCGGGCGGCGCGCACAGCCCAAGGAGCCGCTGGCGCTCGTTCTGGTACCCACCAGGGAGCTGGCGCAGCAGGTCGGTGAGGTACTCACCCCGTACGCCGAGGCGCTGCGGCTGCGGCTCACGACCGTGGTGGGCGGAGTGTCCCTCGGACGGCAGGCCGCCGAGCTGCGGGACGGCGCCGAGATCGTCGTCGCCACGCCCGGCCGACTGCACGACCTCATCGACCGTAAGGGCTGCCGGCTGGGACGGGTGCGCATCACGGTCCTGGACGAGGCCGACCAGATGTGTGACATGGGGTTCCTGCCGCAGGTCACCGAGATCCTGGACCAGGTGCGGCCCGACGGGCAGCGCATGCTGTTCTCCGCCACCCTCGACCGCGACGTCGACCAGCTGGTGCAGGACTACTTGCGCGACCCCGCCGTCCACTCCGTGGACCCCTCGTCCAGCGCGGTCTCCACGATCGAGCACCACGTCTTCGTCGTGCACGGTCCCGACCGGTACGCCGTGACCACGGAGATCGCCGCACGGGACGGCCGCGTCCTGCTGTTCCTGGACACCAAGCACGGCGTCGACCAGCTCACGCGGCATCTGCGGGCCAGCGGTGTGGCGGCCGCCGCCCTGCACAGCGGCAAGGCCCAGCCGCAGCGCACCCGGACCCTGGCCCAGTTCAAGAACGGGCAGGTCACCGCCCTGGTGGCGACGAACGTCGCCGCGCGCGGCCTGCACATCGACGACCTCGACCTCGTGGTCAACGTCGACCCGGCCACCGACCCCAAGGACTATCTGCACCGCGCGGGCCGCACCGCCCGGGCCGGCCGCTCCGGCACCGTCGTGACCCTCGTCCTCTCGGGACAGCGCCGCGAGACGAGCCAGGTCATGGCCGACGCCGACGTCATCCCCAAGGTCACCAAAGTCCGGTCTGGAGAGGCGGAGCTGAGCCGCATCACCGGCGCTAAGGCCCCCTCCGGACAGCCTCTCGACCGCGGGGCGGCCGCACCGCGCCCCAAGAACCACAATGCCCCGTTCCGTGGCCTGGGCAGCACCAAGGACGCGAGGAGCGCCTCTGGTGGCAGGCCGTCCCGTAAGAGCAGCGAGGCCCGCAAGCTCGCGGAGGCCCGCGAGGCGGCCCGGGTGCGGCGCGGCGGCTAA
- a CDS encoding nuclear transport factor 2 family protein: protein MSEFATSTAPADVVRRQYLASAAGDLGALRATLAPDVEWTEMAGFPLAGTYRTPEGVTSNVMEQLGKEWDGWAAHDDTYVVDGENVVVLARYTATNKATGKPIDVRVAHHFVVRGGLIVRFEQFVDTALVRDAMND from the coding sequence ATGAGCGAGTTCGCCACCTCCACCGCGCCCGCCGACGTCGTGCGCCGCCAGTACCTGGCCTCGGCCGCCGGTGACCTGGGCGCCCTGCGCGCCACCCTCGCCCCCGACGTGGAGTGGACGGAGATGGCCGGCTTCCCGCTGGCCGGGACCTATCGCACGCCCGAGGGCGTCACCTCGAACGTCATGGAGCAGCTCGGCAAGGAGTGGGACGGCTGGGCCGCCCACGACGACACCTACGTCGTCGACGGCGAGAACGTCGTCGTCCTCGCCCGTTACACCGCGACCAACAAGGCCACGGGCAAGCCGATCGACGTCCGGGTCGCGCACCACTTCGTCGTACGGGGCGGACTCATCGTCCGCTTCGAACAGTTCGTCGACACGGCGCTCGTCCGCGACGCCATGAACGACTGA
- a CDS encoding acyl-CoA-like ligand-binding transcription factor produces MAERKRLLVRSELAEAAVKLLADQGFEETTVDQIVAAVGMSRRTFSRYFDSKEDVIVHMLAEAGVKLCAELKARPADEPPVVALRRALSVFTSMSVGNPAKMLRVSRLILDTPALLARFLERQSQWQAEMTGILALRAGLDPDVDLRPAVAAGVALTAFQAALRRWVDSDGSESLDEVVDQALALVGPVIELGVDAG; encoded by the coding sequence ATGGCGGAGCGCAAACGCCTGCTCGTGCGCAGCGAACTGGCGGAGGCCGCGGTCAAGCTGCTGGCCGACCAGGGATTCGAAGAGACGACGGTCGACCAGATCGTGGCCGCCGTGGGAATGTCACGCCGTACGTTCTCGCGCTACTTCGATTCCAAGGAAGACGTGATCGTGCACATGCTGGCGGAAGCCGGCGTGAAGTTGTGCGCGGAGCTGAAGGCCCGGCCCGCCGACGAGCCGCCCGTGGTGGCGTTGCGTCGTGCCCTGTCGGTGTTCACCTCGATGAGCGTCGGCAATCCGGCCAAGATGCTGCGCGTGAGCAGGCTGATCCTCGACACCCCGGCCCTTCTGGCCCGTTTCCTGGAGCGGCAGTCCCAGTGGCAGGCCGAGATGACCGGCATCCTCGCCCTGCGTGCCGGACTGGACCCGGACGTCGACCTGCGTCCTGCCGTCGCTGCCGGCGTCGCCCTGACGGCCTTCCAAGCCGCCCTGCGCCGCTGGGTGGACAGCGACGGCAGCGAAAGCCTGGACGAGGTCGTCGATCAGGCTCTTGCCCTGGTTGGACCGGTGATCGAACTCGGAGTCGATGCGGGCTGA
- a CDS encoding ABC transporter substrate-binding protein, with the protein MTSLPSRRRLLATGAGAALGLGVATASVTPAQAATGQASAGRVAMGGGEEKRTLDELYQAALAEGGKLVLYAGGDISTQADGIRNGFKSRFPDIDLTVVVDYSKYHDVRVDNQFATDTLIPDVVQLQTVQDFVRWKEQGRLLAYKPAGFSKLYAPFKDPHGAWVAVQVSAFSYMYGPAAVGSDIPSGPLDLADARWKGKIASSYPHDDDAVLYLYTLYVEKYGWDWLAQLATQDLHFARGSYTPSAAVTSGQKAIGIGGSGAPLSTGPVKWVLPEKAPFMSWGQRAAILKQAKNPTAAKLYLNWRLSVEQQKAATNGWSVRTDVTPPTGLKPVWEYPNGNLDGFPRFMADRAAIERWKQTFALYFGEVKGDPSPGWLGLHPGA; encoded by the coding sequence ATGACCAGCCTTCCCAGCCGACGCCGCCTGCTTGCCACCGGAGCGGGCGCCGCTCTCGGTCTCGGTGTCGCCACTGCCTCCGTCACCCCCGCTCAGGCCGCCACAGGCCAAGCCTCTGCGGGCCGCGTGGCGATGGGCGGCGGCGAGGAGAAGCGGACTCTTGACGAGCTCTACCAGGCAGCCCTCGCGGAGGGCGGCAAGCTCGTGCTCTACGCCGGTGGTGACATCTCCACTCAGGCGGACGGAATCCGCAACGGCTTCAAGAGCCGGTTCCCGGACATCGACCTGACAGTGGTCGTCGACTACAGCAAGTACCACGACGTCCGCGTCGACAACCAGTTCGCGACCGACACCCTGATACCCGACGTCGTACAGCTCCAGACCGTTCAGGACTTCGTGCGCTGGAAGGAGCAGGGCCGCCTGCTCGCCTACAAGCCGGCCGGTTTCTCCAAGCTCTACGCTCCCTTTAAGGACCCGCACGGCGCCTGGGTCGCCGTCCAGGTCAGTGCCTTCAGCTACATGTACGGTCCCGCCGCGGTCGGCTCCGACATCCCCAGCGGCCCGCTCGACCTGGCCGACGCCCGCTGGAAGGGGAAAATCGCCTCCTCCTACCCGCACGACGACGACGCGGTCCTCTACCTCTACACCCTCTACGTGGAGAAGTACGGCTGGGACTGGCTCGCGCAACTGGCCACCCAGGACCTTCACTTCGCCCGCGGCAGCTACACCCCGAGCGCGGCCGTCACCAGCGGCCAGAAGGCCATCGGCATCGGCGGATCCGGCGCGCCGCTGTCCACCGGGCCGGTCAAATGGGTGCTGCCCGAAAAGGCGCCGTTCATGTCCTGGGGACAGCGGGCCGCGATCCTCAAGCAGGCCAAGAACCCCACCGCCGCCAAGCTGTACCTGAACTGGCGGCTCTCCGTCGAGCAGCAGAAGGCCGCCACCAACGGCTGGTCGGTCCGCACCGATGTCACCCCGCCGACCGGGCTGAAGCCCGTCTGGGAGTATCCCAACGGCAACCTCGACGGCTTCCCTCGCTTCATGGCCGACCGCGCGGCGATCGAGCGCTGGAAGCAGACCTTCGCCCTGTACTTCGGTGAGGTCAAGGGAGACCCCTCACCGGGCTGGCTCGGCCTGCACCCTGGAGCCTGA
- a CDS encoding helix-turn-helix domain-containing protein, whose protein sequence is MTHNTHHDLSRPNASQYNGVVLGYAQLPSAATDLILLGDLTGRYATGSYSRLSSDRRTVIPRGDRQGAAEHGHRITAAIACHVARAGGSIDQLTQLLLHPEHEGGRHTRSIALRSGQTRALDYIRRVWNSASKTISTTIALSSRHDAYEVLAALRDRIETTPWRGERGRTALRVLRAHLNFAEIAGGPLHHASERQTAEEAGVSRTTLRVVYETVLKPRGWLRRLRVGHGREGSTWYLGDGNTPDRSGPALLSRLRSTQFPPDPALEEWTTPETATTADIDSTVLGQLMGHDAFAHHALGSAALVIISALHQHPHQTAAELVGTSSVSRATTYRTLQRLADHGLVQHTGETWTLAPRALEGFGIRLPDDAGNGHTLEQGWADIAEQHGTWGIAARRKARHAAERAAYQEALARFAEHRSKAVVIVRDDRQVLVPVPRPDEIPPMWHAPGGRVLDPVTGRPAADWRVATDGRLILITPSDQRSYDELAAAHAEALSEWESVA, encoded by the coding sequence GTGACGCACAACACCCATCACGACCTCTCTCGACCAAACGCATCCCAATACAACGGCGTTGTTCTGGGCTACGCCCAACTTCCGTCGGCCGCAACCGATCTCATTCTGCTCGGAGACCTCACCGGCCGCTACGCCACCGGCAGTTACAGCCGACTCTCCTCCGACCGCCGGACCGTGATCCCCCGCGGGGACCGCCAGGGCGCGGCCGAGCACGGACACCGGATCACCGCGGCCATCGCCTGCCACGTCGCCCGCGCCGGCGGCAGCATCGACCAGCTCACGCAGCTCCTGCTGCACCCCGAGCACGAAGGCGGACGGCACACCCGCAGCATCGCGCTGCGCTCCGGGCAGACACGCGCCCTGGACTACATCCGCCGGGTCTGGAACAGCGCTTCCAAGACGATCAGCACCACCATCGCGCTGAGCTCCCGGCACGACGCGTACGAGGTCCTCGCCGCACTGCGGGACCGCATCGAGACCACGCCCTGGCGCGGGGAGCGAGGACGGACCGCGCTGCGGGTGCTGCGGGCGCACCTGAACTTCGCCGAGATCGCGGGCGGCCCCCTGCACCACGCCAGTGAGCGGCAGACCGCGGAGGAAGCCGGGGTCTCCCGCACGACACTGCGGGTCGTCTACGAGACGGTCCTCAAGCCGCGTGGCTGGCTGCGGCGTCTGCGGGTGGGCCATGGCCGGGAGGGCTCCACCTGGTACCTGGGCGACGGCAACACCCCCGATCGCAGTGGCCCGGCTCTGCTATCTCGTCTCCGGTCCACTCAGTTCCCCCCCGACCCGGCACTTGAGGAGTGGACCACCCCTGAGACGGCCACGACGGCCGACATCGACTCCACCGTCCTCGGACAACTCATGGGCCACGACGCCTTCGCCCACCACGCCCTCGGCAGCGCCGCCCTCGTGATCATCAGCGCCCTGCACCAGCACCCCCACCAGACCGCTGCCGAACTCGTCGGTACGTCCTCGGTCTCCCGCGCCACCACCTACCGGACCCTGCAACGCCTCGCCGACCACGGCCTCGTCCAGCACACCGGAGAGACCTGGACCCTCGCGCCACGCGCACTGGAGGGCTTCGGTATCCGGCTCCCGGACGACGCTGGCAACGGCCACACGCTGGAACAGGGCTGGGCCGACATCGCCGAGCAACACGGCACCTGGGGCATCGCGGCCCGGCGCAAGGCCCGGCACGCGGCCGAGCGGGCGGCCTACCAGGAGGCACTGGCCCGGTTTGCCGAGCACCGCAGCAAGGCTGTGGTGATCGTCCGCGACGACCGTCAGGTCCTGGTACCCGTGCCCCGCCCCGACGAGATCCCACCGATGTGGCACGCCCCGGGCGGGCGCGTCCTCGACCCGGTCACCGGTCGTCCGGCCGCCGACTGGCGAGTCGCCACCGACGGCCGCCTGATCCTCATCACCCCATCCGACCAGCGCAGTTACGACGAGCTGGCCGCCGCCCATGCCGAAGCCCTCAGCGAATGGGAGTCCGTCGCATGA
- a CDS encoding nuclear transport factor 2 family protein, translating to MSAADNKALVTAFYEQAFNDYQPEAAASAHLGESYTQHNPEAQDGPGAFVGYVHWLRGQFPDLRLDIKRVIAEGDLVVTHSNLHLKPGDRGMAVADFWRVAGGKIVEHWDVIQEVPEKSANDNTMF from the coding sequence ATGTCCGCTGCGGACAACAAGGCACTCGTGACCGCCTTCTACGAGCAGGCCTTCAACGACTACCAGCCCGAGGCGGCCGCCAGCGCGCACCTCGGCGAGAGCTACACCCAGCACAACCCCGAGGCGCAGGACGGCCCGGGTGCCTTCGTCGGCTATGTGCACTGGCTGCGCGGGCAGTTCCCCGACCTGCGCCTGGACATCAAGCGCGTGATCGCCGAAGGGGACTTGGTGGTCACCCACAGCAACCTGCACCTCAAGCCCGGCGACCGGGGCATGGCCGTCGCGGACTTCTGGCGCGTCGCCGGCGGAAAGATCGTCGAGCACTGGGACGTGATCCAGGAGGTGCCCGAGAAGAGCGCCAACGACAACACCATGTTCTGA
- a CDS encoding helix-turn-helix domain-containing protein yields the protein MNPPPPATSGASEAVTPQALRKQYEAGATVDELVTASGLSYGTVLNRLHDAGTVMRTSWQTRRMRQNPPARRRLAAHLRTLYEQHGATLTELAAAAGETRRGARRLLIEAGGTLRTTQQTLRMRAAARAAERYKVALSLRARYEAGATVPNLAREYSYSIATVYRLLHQAGTRMRPQHHHGPACDTTKRP from the coding sequence ATGAACCCACCACCCCCGGCCACCTCCGGTGCGAGCGAGGCGGTGACGCCCCAAGCCCTGCGCAAGCAGTACGAGGCCGGTGCCACGGTCGATGAACTCGTCACCGCCAGCGGCCTGTCCTACGGCACCGTCCTCAACCGGCTGCACGACGCCGGGACCGTCATGCGCACGTCCTGGCAGACCCGCCGGATGCGGCAGAACCCCCCAGCCCGCAGGCGCCTCGCGGCCCATCTGCGCACCCTGTACGAGCAGCACGGCGCAACCCTCACCGAACTCGCCGCAGCGGCGGGAGAGACGAGGCGCGGTGCCCGGCGCCTGCTGATCGAAGCCGGCGGCACCCTGCGCACCACCCAGCAGACCCTGCGGATGCGCGCCGCAGCACGGGCCGCCGAACGGTACAAGGTCGCGCTGTCCCTGCGGGCACGGTACGAGGCCGGAGCCACGGTCCCGAACCTCGCCAGGGAGTACAGCTACTCCATCGCCACCGTTTACCGGCTCCTGCACCAAGCAGGTACCCGCATGCGGCCCCAGCACCACCACGGGCCGGCCTGCGACACCACGAAGCGCCCATGA
- a CDS encoding MBL fold metallo-hydrolase: MSTLSFKVLDLDFPAGSKNKTATLVTGQNEALLVDAAFTRADGHRLAAEILDSGKTLTTVFVSHGDPDFYFGAEVIADAFPEARFVATPIVIEHIAHSYEGKLKAWAALGPNLPTRLVDLEPLTGDLTLEGHRFELKGGPVGLPDRHYLWQAEHRALLGGVLLFQQEHVWVADTPTPTDRAAWIDLLDEMADLDPELVVPGHRLPGTAADTSAISATRDYLTAFEEELVKAADGAALNDALVKRFPDHGMLIAAQIGSKVAKGEMKWG, encoded by the coding sequence ATGAGCACTCTCTCCTTCAAAGTCCTCGATCTCGACTTCCCGGCCGGCAGCAAGAACAAGACGGCCACCCTTGTCACCGGTCAGAACGAAGCACTGCTGGTGGACGCCGCCTTCACCCGTGCCGACGGCCACCGCCTGGCCGCCGAGATCCTCGACTCCGGCAAGACGCTGACCACCGTCTTCGTCTCCCACGGCGACCCCGACTTCTACTTCGGCGCCGAGGTGATCGCCGACGCCTTCCCCGAGGCGAGGTTCGTGGCCACCCCGATCGTCATCGAGCACATCGCCCACTCGTACGAGGGCAAGCTCAAGGCCTGGGCGGCGCTCGGCCCGAACCTGCCCACCCGCCTGGTCGACCTGGAGCCCCTGACCGGCGACCTCACACTGGAGGGCCACCGCTTCGAGCTCAAGGGCGGGCCGGTCGGCCTGCCCGACCGCCATTACCTCTGGCAGGCCGAGCACCGCGCCCTGCTCGGCGGCGTCCTGCTCTTCCAGCAGGAGCACGTCTGGGTCGCCGACACCCCCACCCCCACCGACCGCGCCGCCTGGATCGACCTGCTCGACGAGATGGCCGACCTCGACCCGGAACTGGTCGTCCCCGGCCACCGCCTCCCCGGCACCGCGGCCGACACCTCCGCCATCAGCGCCACCCGTGACTACCTGACCGCCTTCGAGGAGGAGCTGGTCAAGGCCGCCGACGGTGCCGCGCTGAACGACGCCCTCGTCAAGCGCTTCCCCGACCACGGCATGCTGATCGCCGCCCAGATCGGCTCGAAGGTCGCCAAGGGCGAGATGAAGTGGGGCTGA
- a CDS encoding oxidoreductase, translated as MSDSKWTASRIPDLTGRTFVVTGANSGLGLATTRHLARHGAHVVMAVRNEAKGRRAIADIRAADPDASLEMRHLDLADLDSVKAFAARAHDDALQVDVLINNAGVMTPPRTLSPQGHESQFAGNHLGHFALTGLLMDLLRQGRDPRVVTVSSIGHHGGQIHFDDLSGARKYQRVKYYDQSKFANVLFGLELDRRLRAADSPVRSLLAHPGITATNLQQTGPTGLFRVGGALVNRLFAQDVEIGTLPQLHAATAPDVEGGQFFGPDGWKELRGHPTIVRPDPAAEDPDTARRLWVLSEELTGVVYAPAPSA; from the coding sequence ATGTCAGACAGCAAATGGACCGCATCCCGCATCCCCGACCTGACGGGCCGGACCTTCGTCGTCACCGGAGCCAACAGCGGCCTCGGCCTGGCCACCACCCGCCACCTGGCGCGGCACGGTGCGCACGTCGTCATGGCCGTACGCAACGAGGCCAAGGGCCGCCGGGCCATCGCCGACATCCGCGCCGCCGATCCCGACGCAAGCCTTGAGATGCGCCATCTCGACCTCGCCGATCTGGACTCGGTCAAGGCGTTCGCCGCCCGCGCGCACGACGACGCCCTGCAGGTCGACGTCCTGATCAACAACGCGGGTGTCATGACGCCACCCCGAACGCTGAGCCCCCAGGGCCACGAGTCACAGTTCGCCGGTAACCACCTCGGCCACTTCGCCCTCACCGGCCTGCTCATGGACCTGCTGCGGCAGGGGCGTGACCCGCGTGTGGTGACCGTGAGCTCGATCGGGCATCACGGCGGGCAGATCCACTTCGACGACCTCTCCGGCGCCCGGAAGTACCAGCGCGTGAAGTACTACGACCAGTCGAAGTTCGCCAACGTCCTTTTCGGCCTGGAACTCGACCGCAGGCTCCGCGCGGCCGACAGCCCGGTACGCAGCCTGCTCGCCCACCCCGGGATCACAGCCACCAACCTCCAGCAAACCGGCCCGACCGGCCTGTTCCGGGTGGGAGGCGCCCTCGTCAACCGGCTGTTCGCCCAGGACGTCGAGATCGGCACGCTCCCCCAACTGCACGCCGCGACGGCACCGGACGTCGAGGGCGGGCAGTTCTTCGGCCCCGACGGATGGAAGGAGTTGCGCGGACATCCCACGATCGTCCGCCCCGACCCTGCGGCGGAGGACCCTGACACCGCACGCCGCCTGTGGGTGCTGTCCGAGGAGCTGACCGGTGTGGTCTACGCACCCGCCCCTTCGGCATGA
- a CDS encoding MarR family winged helix-turn-helix transcriptional regulator → MNEQLLNDDDVTLFGLFVEAHSRIKPLVNRDLDIPHAWFEVLLRLGRTPGHQLRMTDLAEAVSFSSGGFTRLADRMEKEGLIRRDPDPADRRAALAVLTDKGGQALDHALTAHVSHLRNHLSGPLSAQDLRHLERILRTLRDANA, encoded by the coding sequence GTGAACGAGCAGCTGCTGAACGACGACGACGTGACACTCTTCGGTCTCTTCGTGGAGGCCCACAGCCGTATCAAGCCCCTGGTGAACCGCGATCTCGATATACCGCACGCCTGGTTCGAAGTGCTGCTGCGACTGGGCCGCACCCCCGGCCACCAGCTCCGCATGACGGACCTGGCAGAGGCCGTGTCCTTCAGCTCGGGCGGCTTCACCCGGCTCGCCGACCGCATGGAAAAGGAAGGACTCATCCGCCGCGACCCCGATCCTGCCGACCGACGAGCCGCACTCGCCGTACTGACCGACAAGGGCGGTCAGGCGCTCGACCACGCACTGACCGCCCACGTCTCCCACCTGCGCAACCACCTCTCCGGACCACTCTCAGCCCAGGATCTCCGCCACCTTGAGCGCATCCTGCGCACGCTCCGCGACGCGAACGCGTAA
- a CDS encoding ParA family protein — MNENTRIKTLAATTASAWDAFVIVVGMLKGGTGKTTSAWFIALYYAVVLDLPTLLLDADATSQSAYDWFKVAQAAGFEIPANLVVERYPFDDIAEYIRTKRAEFGAIVVDAGGGSARIFHEAVTEANLLLVPVAPTKIERRKLVATFDEAERAAARNPHDVTAHVVMVKADDRTSLPGRAKDQLLDPAEGEGIGPDRDEPFPLADTTIHSWVHYMEAFGEIPTELSEYANLMKELTEA; from the coding sequence GTGAACGAGAACACCCGTATCAAGACCCTGGCGGCGACCACAGCAAGCGCCTGGGACGCCTTCGTCATCGTCGTCGGCATGCTCAAGGGCGGCACCGGCAAGACCACCTCCGCCTGGTTCATCGCCCTCTACTACGCCGTCGTCCTCGACCTGCCGACGCTGCTGCTGGACGCGGACGCCACCAGCCAGTCCGCCTACGACTGGTTCAAGGTCGCCCAGGCCGCCGGCTTCGAGATCCCGGCCAACCTGGTTGTCGAGCGGTACCCGTTCGACGACATCGCCGAGTACATCCGCACCAAGCGCGCCGAATTCGGCGCGATCGTCGTCGACGCCGGCGGCGGCAGCGCCCGCATCTTCCACGAGGCTGTCACCGAAGCGAACCTGCTGCTCGTGCCGGTCGCCCCCACCAAGATCGAGCGCCGCAAGCTCGTGGCCACCTTCGACGAGGCCGAACGCGCCGCCGCCCGCAACCCCCACGACGTCACCGCCCACGTCGTCATGGTCAAGGCCGACGACCGCACCAGCCTGCCCGGCCGGGCGAAGGACCAGCTCCTCGACCCCGCCGAGGGCGAGGGCATCGGCCCCGACCGCGACGAACCCTTCCCCCTCGCCGACACCACCATCCACTCCTGGGTCCACTACATGGAGGCTTTCGGCGAGATCCCCACCGAACTGAGTGAGTACGCCAACCTGATGAAGGAGCTGACCGAGGCATGA
- a CDS encoding acyl-CoA dehydrogenase family protein codes for MSVQPDSLLEHPCASHTSSRPPARPGTDLQDARPVAPSVAGSGVRSGPVRGPGTMDSAAARSRRVLSYHAVDMLDRGLLCDDELLAAKALGHDLASETGNDAMQLHAANGLDEDFPIQRVWRDLQTTYAPAGTGEVQRQRLAENLLQQEEDGVSTRTPWSVLHAGRAQPPVTVQPVSV; via the coding sequence ATGTCGGTTCAGCCCGACAGTCTCCTGGAACACCCATGCGCCTCGCACACATCGAGCCGCCCACCAGCGAGGCCGGGCACTGATCTTCAGGATGCCCGGCCGGTCGCACCCTCTGTTGCCGGTTCGGGAGTTCGCTCGGGCCCAGTACGGGGTCCGGGCACCATGGACTCTGCCGCAGCGAGGTCGAGGAGGGTTCTGTCGTATCACGCAGTCGACATGCTCGATCGCGGCCTACTCTGCGACGACGAACTCCTCGCCGCCAAGGCTCTCGGCCACGATCTCGCCTCCGAGACCGGCAACGACGCCATGCAGCTGCACGCCGCCAACGGCCTCGACGAGGACTTCCCCATCCAGCGCGTCTGGCGCGACCTGCAGACCACTTACGCACCCGCCGGCACAGGCGAAGTCCAACGCCAGCGCCTCGCGGAGAACCTCCTCCAGCAGGAGGAGGACGGCGTCAGCACCCGCACCCCGTGGTCAGTGCTGCACGCCGGCCGCGCCCAACCACCCGTGACCGTCCAACCGGTCAGCGTCTAG